Proteins found in one Quercus robur chromosome 2, dhQueRobu3.1, whole genome shotgun sequence genomic segment:
- the LOC126715945 gene encoding F-box/kelch-repeat protein At3g23880-like isoform X1: MRICKARRRSFTIPNDLVEDILSRLPVKSLMRFKCVSKAWHTLISSRQFAKSHFQRASQNPSCMNVLVFTDNCVLSLGYEALFQTCVHGQPVDVDFQGFPLWGEEFVETNLASCNGLVCIELYNRRKRTSEYLVWNPSTKSHKNIPRPTSTPDSMSCWFYRFGFGYDYSTDDHKIVRPYQIFPFDIKRIEIFSIKTFTWKTILVDVDNIYNCSLPLTPKTTYCNGAIYWSAMKYGKPSIIYFDLAEEIFHELPWPESVLYCVRDGSSGKCFYTTGLWELGTFGEHLCLSVCTGESRKNLCVQLWVMKESWTRLATIPYLGTCLRPMCASKNGEKVLMRETQVKSVGITGECYYKLVEWNLTDHTCTSILCDPNPRMEAATYVESLYLQ, translated from the coding sequence ATGCGAATTTGTAAGGCACGGCGGCGAAGCTTTACGATCCCAAATGACCTCGTTGAGGACATACTTTCAAGACTACCAGTGAAGTCTCTCATGCGATTCAAGTGCGTATCCAAAGCATGGCACACTTTGATCAGTAGTCGCCAATTCGCTAAATCCCATTTTCAGAGAGCATCTCAAAACCCCAGCTGCATGAACGTCCTTGTTTTTACTGACAATTGTGTCTTATCGTTAGGTTATGAAGCACTATTTCAAACCTGTGTTCATGGTCAACCAGTTGATGTTGATTTTCAAGGTTTTCCATTGTGGGGTGAAGAATTTGTTGAGACAAACTTGGCTTCTTGCAATGGCTTGGTATGTATTGAATTATATAATAGGCGCAAACGTACATCTGAATATTTGGTTTGGAACCCATCTACCAAAAGTCACAAAAACATACCAAGACCAACATCAACACCTGATTCAATGTCTTGTTGGTTTTACCGTTTTGGTTTTGGCTATGATTATTCCACTGATGATCATAAGATAGTAAGGCCCTACCAGATTTTCCCTTTTGATATAAAAAGGATTGAGATCTTTTCAATCAAGACCTTTACTTGGAAGACAATTCTGGTGGATGTGGACAATATTTATAACTGCAGTCTTCCATTGACCCCAAAGACTACCTACTGCAATGGGGCAATTTATTGGAGTGCTATGAAATATGGGAAGCCGTCAATCATTTATTTTGACTTAGCAGAGGAGATATTTCATGAGCTGCCATGGCCAGAATCTGTTTTGTATTGCGTAAGAGACGGGTCATCAGGAAAATGTTTCTATACAACAGGTTTATGGGAGTTGGGGACTTTTGGAGAACACCTGTGTCTATCTGTGTGCACCGGCGAATCCCGCAAAAACTTGTGTGTTCAGCTATGGGTGATGAAGGAATCTTGGACTAGATTGGCGACCATTCCATATTTGGGCACTTGTTTGAGGCCTATGTGCGCGTCAAAGAATGGTGAAAAGGTTTTAATGCGGGAGACTCAAGTTAAAAGTGTTGGAATAACCGGAGAATGCTATTACAAATTGGTAGAATGGAATTTGACAGATCACACCTGTACAAGTATATTATGTGATCCCAATCCAAGAATGGAGGCAGCTACATATGTGGAAAGCCTTTATCTGCAATGA